From the Cohaesibacter sp. ES.047 genome, the window GGCAACATGTGTTGTCCGCTCTTTTTTGTCCTTAACATCGCTTAGAAATCGATGGCGCGACCGCCGATTTCATAGTCTTCATAGCGCGAGGGATCGAGACCGCCTCTGCCGCCAACCTCGGCGGGACGATCCGCGCTCACCTTGAGGGCATCGCGTTCCTTGCGGCGCTCTTCGGCCTCAAGCAAGGCGCGCTGGGCAGCAGGCGGCAAATCCTCAAACCGGCGGCGCGGTTTTTCCTCGGTTTCCGGCTCGGGGGGCATGTGGTCCACGGCGGTGCGGAAGACCGGGCCCTTGGTGTCTTTCTCCTGATCGGACATGACGGATCCTGTTTCGTCTTGAAATCTTATTTTCACGCCTAACATATAGGAAGTTGGATCGCGATCCAAAGCATGAAACTGATCGAGAGGATAATAAGGGCATGAATTTCTTCCGTACCGCGTTGCTGCTGGCTGGCATGACTGGATTGTTCATGGCCATCGGCTATTTGCTCGGTGGCTCGGGGGGCATGATAATCGCCTTCGTTGTTGCCCTTGGCATGAATGTCTTCAGCTATTGGAACTCCGACAAGATGGTCTTGCGCATGCATAATGCGCAGGAAGTCGATGCCCGCTCTGCACCGGAATATTATGAGATCGTGCAGAAGCTTGCGGCTGAGGCTCAACTTCCCATGCCGAAGGTCTATGTGATCAATTCCGAGCAGCCCAATGCCTTTGCGACGGGGCGTAATCCGCAAAATGCGGCAGTGGCCGCTTCGACCGGCCTGCTCAATCGCCTCACCTATGAAGAGGTGGCCGGGGTGATGGCCCATGAGCTGGCGCACATCAAGAATTACGACATTCTCACCATGACGGTCACGGCGACGCTCGCCGGTGCCGTATCGATGCTGGCGAACTTTGCCCTGTTCTTTGGTGGTGGGCGGGATCGCGAAGGTGGCGGGCTTGGCATTATCGGTACGATTGCCCTGATGATTCTGGCGCCTCTGGCTGCTTCCGTCGTGCAGATGGCCATCAGCCGGACGCGGGAGTATGAGGCGGACAAGGTGGGCGCACAGATTTGTGGCCAGCCGATCTGGCTTGCTTCGGCGCTTGCTAAAATCGCCAATGCGGCGGGCCGGACTGTCAATGTCACCGCCGAGCAGAACCCCGCCACCGCGCATATGTTCATCATCAACCCGCTCAGTGGGCAGAAGATGGACAATCTCTTCTCGACCCATCCGGATACCCAGAACCGTATCGATGCGCTGCAGGTGCTTCAGGCGGAATGGTATGGCGGCGATGGCCCGCTTAAGGTCAGTGACGGGGGCACGCTTGGCACCAATCAGCGCCGTCAGCAAGTAGAGGACGATGGCCCGTGGGGTTCCACGCCCTCTGGTAACCGGGACGAGCCGGAAGGGCCTTGGGGGTAAACCCGGTCAGGTACCTTTTTCCAGTGATCTTGCAAAAGCCCGCACCTCTTGCCCCTTCCATCCTTGGCAATTCCATCAGGGGTTTTCGCTCGCCCTCTTGCAGCCGGGTTTTTCTTGGTTTTTGACAATTCTCCCCAAGGGATTTTCCTCTTGCTGTTTCCTCACCGGAGCTGGTTTGCTATCCCGCTGCATCACTCCCGCAAAATCATGCCGCCCGGAGCAACCATGCTCCTGAACGGAGCGGCATGGAAAATAAGGAAATCAGCATGTTTATGATCTGGAGAGGCTGGGGCATCCTGCTCCCGCTGGGCGTCTTTTTGGGCGCGTTTATCGGTATGCTTGTGGCGACCTCTGTGCTGGGGCCGCAGAGCAACGCACTCATGCCAGCCATCGTCACCATCTTCGGTACAGTTGGTGCCTATGTCGTCATGCGCCTGTTGGCACGAACCGACAAGGGTCGAGTCGTGATTGACAAGGAAAGCGGCGAGGAGGTCCTCCTCAAGCGCGGTGACAACTTCTTCTTTATACCGCTGCGCTTCTGGTTCTACCTGATGTGCGTTCTTTCGGTCATTTCGCTTGTCATCGGGGTGTCCGCCGTCTTTGCTGGCTGACAATAGCAATTAAGGGCCGGGCGATTGTCGTCCGGCCTTGACCGGACGTGTCCGGTCGCATCATGGTTGGGTGATCAGGTACAACGGAGCCCTGCTTTGGATCTTGCAGCCATCAACGACGTCCTGCGCCCGCTGGTGCATTATTCGGGGCACTTCGTGCTGCCGTTTCTTCTGGCGCGTCTGGTGTTTGGCCGGGAGCACTGGTGGCAGATGGGCCTGATCATGGTCGCAACCATCGCCATCGATCTTGATCACCTCCTGGCCGATCCGATCTTTGATCCCAATCGCTGCTCCATCGGCTTTCATCCCCTGCACACAAGCTGGGCGGCGGCGCTCTATCTGGTCCTGATGCTGGCACCTGTGCGCAGCGTGCGGGCGATTGGGCTGGGGTGTCTTTTCCATCTGGCTGTCGATCTCAACGACTGTTCGATGGCCGGGAGTTGGCCGACATAAAAAAAGGGACGCGATGCGTCCCTTTTTGGTTTGTCTTGATTGCTGGCTCAGCTTGCCTTTTTCGACGCGCGCTCGGCTCTCTTGCGATCGTTGGGGTCGAGCAAGATCTTTCTGAGGCGAATGGACTTGGGTGTGACTTCAACCAACTCATCGTCGGAGATGTAGCTGAGTGCCTCTTCAAGGCTCAGTTTCAGCGGCGTGGTCAGCTTCACGGCATCGTCCTTACCCGAGGAGCGGATGTTGGTCAGCTGCTTGCCTTTGAGCACGTTGATTTCAAGGTCGTTGCCGCGGGTGTGTTCGCCCACGATCATTCCGGTGTAGACCTTGGCACCCGGAGAAACCATCATCGGGCCGCGATCTTCGAGCTGCCACAGGGCATAGGCCACCGCTTCGCCATTGCCGTTGGACAGCAGTACGCCGGTGTTGCGCGAGGCAATTTCGCCCTTATGGAGGGCATAACCGTGGAAGAGACGGTTGAGGATTGCTGTGCCGCGAGTGTCCGAGAGCAGCTCGGACTGATAGCCGATGAGCCCACGGGTCGGAGCATGGAACATCAAACGGGTGCGGCCGCCGCCAGAGGGGCGCATTTCGACCATGTCGGCTTTGCGTTCCTGCATCTTCTGCACCACGACGCCCGAATATTCATCGTCCACGTCGATGATGACTTCTTCGATCGGCTCAAGCAGCTTGCCGTTCTCGTCTTTTTGCATCACCACCTGCGGGCGGCCGATGCCAAGCTCGAAACCTTCGCGGCGCATGTTTTCGATGAGGATCGAGAGCAGCAACTCGCCGCGGCCAGAGACGATGAAAGCGTCCGTATCGACAGCTTCCTCGACCTTGAGGGCAACGTTGCCTTCTGCCTCGGAGAGCAGACGGGCGCGAATGACGCGGCTCTGGACCTTATCGCCTTCGGTGCCGGCGAGCGGGCTGTCGTTGACGCGGAAGGTCATGGACAGGGTCGGTGGATCAATCGGCTGGGCCTGAATCGCTTCCGTCACAGATGGAGCACAGATGGTGTCCGCGACGGTTGCCTTCTGCAGGCCAGCAATGGAGACGATGTCGCCTGCTTCGCCCACTTCAATCGCCTGACGTTCAAGACCACGGAAGGCAAGCACCTTGGAGATGCGACCATTTTCGATGAGCTTGCCATCACGGTCCAGGGCCTTGATGGACATGTTCGGGCGGACTTCGCCAGCGATGACACGACCGGTCAGAATGCGGCCAAGGAAGTTGTCGGCCTGAATGGTTGTGGCAAGGAGACGGAATTCGCCCTCTTCGACAACCGGGGCTGGCACATGTTTGACGACCAGATCGAACAGGGGCTCCATGTCGGTCTTGGGGCCTTCAGGCTCGGTGGCCATCCAGCCGTTCTTGGCAGAGCCATAGAGAACGGGGAAATCGAGCTGTTCTTCGTTGGCGTCAAGGTTGGCGAAAAGATCGAAGACTTCGTCGAGCACTTCGTCGGCACGCTGTTCGGGCTTGTCGATCTTGTTGATCGCGACAATGGGCTTGAGGCCAAGTTTGAGGGCCTTGGAGACCACGAACTTGGTCTGGGGCATCGGCCCTTCAGCTGCGTCGACCAGTACGATCACGCCATCAACCATGTGCAGGATACGCTCCACCTCGCCGCCAAAGTCGGCGTGGCCCGGGGTGTCCACAATGTTGATGCGGGTGCCGTTGTGCTCAAGGGATGTAACCTTGGCCAAGATGGTGATACCGCGCTCGCGCTCGATATCGTTGGAATCCATCATTCTTTCTTCGGTCTGCTGGTTCTCCCGGAACAGTCCGGAAGCCTTGAGCAATTCATCGATCAGGGTCGTTTTGCCGTGGTCAACATGGGCAATGATCGCAATGTTGCGCAAATTCATGTGTTTGTCTCTTGTCTGTGCGGGCGCCACAATAGGCAGCGACAACCGATCCGGTCAGGACCGGACAGCCGCAATGGCCCGTGTCATGCTAGGGAGTTGGCGAAAGCTCTATACGAATTTTGTCGGCTTGAAAAGCCTTGTTTCGCGCCGCTTCGGCCCCTTTGCCGTCCAATTCAAGTCTTGGTTAGCTGACTACAGGGGTCCTGTGACATTGGAATGAAG encodes:
- the htpX gene encoding zinc metalloprotease HtpX; this encodes MNFFRTALLLAGMTGLFMAIGYLLGGSGGMIIAFVVALGMNVFSYWNSDKMVLRMHNAQEVDARSAPEYYEIVQKLAAEAQLPMPKVYVINSEQPNAFATGRNPQNAAVAASTGLLNRLTYEEVAGVMAHELAHIKNYDILTMTVTATLAGAVSMLANFALFFGGGRDREGGGLGIIGTIALMILAPLAASVVQMAISRTREYEADKVGAQICGQPIWLASALAKIANAAGRTVNVTAEQNPATAHMFIINPLSGQKMDNLFSTHPDTQNRIDALQVLQAEWYGGDGPLKVSDGGTLGTNQRRQQVEDDGPWGSTPSGNRDEPEGPWG
- a CDS encoding DUF6122 family protein; its protein translation is MDLAAINDVLRPLVHYSGHFVLPFLLARLVFGREHWWQMGLIMVATIAIDLDHLLADPIFDPNRCSIGFHPLHTSWAAALYLVLMLAPVRSVRAIGLGCLFHLAVDLNDCSMAGSWPT
- the typA gene encoding translational GTPase TypA, translating into MNLRNIAIIAHVDHGKTTLIDELLKASGLFRENQQTEERMMDSNDIERERGITILAKVTSLEHNGTRINIVDTPGHADFGGEVERILHMVDGVIVLVDAAEGPMPQTKFVVSKALKLGLKPIVAINKIDKPEQRADEVLDEVFDLFANLDANEEQLDFPVLYGSAKNGWMATEPEGPKTDMEPLFDLVVKHVPAPVVEEGEFRLLATTIQADNFLGRILTGRVIAGEVRPNMSIKALDRDGKLIENGRISKVLAFRGLERQAIEVGEAGDIVSIAGLQKATVADTICAPSVTEAIQAQPIDPPTLSMTFRVNDSPLAGTEGDKVQSRVIRARLLSEAEGNVALKVEEAVDTDAFIVSGRGELLLSILIENMRREGFELGIGRPQVVMQKDENGKLLEPIEEVIIDVDDEYSGVVVQKMQERKADMVEMRPSGGGRTRLMFHAPTRGLIGYQSELLSDTRGTAILNRLFHGYALHKGEIASRNTGVLLSNGNGEAVAYALWQLEDRGPMMVSPGAKVYTGMIVGEHTRGNDLEINVLKGKQLTNIRSSGKDDAVKLTTPLKLSLEEALSYISDDELVEVTPKSIRLRKILLDPNDRKRAERASKKAS
- a CDS encoding DUF1674 domain-containing protein, with the protein product MPPEPETEEKPRRRFEDLPPAAQRALLEAEERRKERDALKVSADRPAEVGGRGGLDPSRYEDYEIGGRAIDF